The following are encoded together in the Pseudomonas maumuensis genome:
- a CDS encoding TonB-dependent receptor has protein sequence MRHVPSAVSSPRLLASAIGMAITATSAYAADPAASNAITLDATSVNGKAEQASTEYKVDKASSQKYTAPLVDTPRSITVIPQQVIKDTNAMSLQDALRTVPGITFGAGEGGNPQGDRPFIRGFDAQGDTYLDGVRDTGAQTREIFAIESVEVAKGPNSAIGGRGAAGGTINLVSKRAHLGNSLDGAWTWGSDQTQRYTFDGNYQFSDSVAGRLNLMTHESNVAGRDKVNYDRWGIAPSLAFGLGTPTRVNLDYYHLESDDLPDSGIPYSVPRAGSNARTSAHPDKPVDGGDSDNFYGLTGRDFRKTRVDIATFAIEHDLSDTLTIKNTLRHGNSMQDYVLTQPDDSAGNVNNNGVWRRANTRVGNTATTTNQTDLFGEFYLGGLKNSFSTGVEFTKEESDRQSYTVTPNSKLTCTGPGSGGSCTSLDNPNPDDAWVGTVARNYAGTKTSSKTRALYVFDTLELTPQWLLNMGLRYDHFDTDYRGYNANGSTAVSAKGVPAKGQDTSEFITGQLGLVWKPADNGSIYVSYATSATPPGAMLGEGTEGNPLGNATDRSGNLLGSDMEPEETTNYELGTKWDLLDQRLSLAAALFRTEKENARVQVNTNTYENVGETRVQGIELSASGKLTDKWQVFAGYTYMQARQIDGGPLGKANDGNQLPNTPNNSASLWTTYQLTPKLTVGGGAFYVDDVYGSVANTTMVDSYVRYDAMAAYKLTKNIDLQLNVQNLTNEVYYDKAYSTHFANQAAGRTALLTTSVHF, from the coding sequence ATGCGTCACGTGCCATCTGCTGTGAGTTCACCACGTCTGCTCGCCTCCGCCATCGGCATGGCGATCACCGCCACCTCGGCCTATGCCGCCGACCCGGCCGCCAGCAACGCCATCACCCTCGATGCCACCAGCGTCAATGGCAAGGCCGAACAGGCGAGCACCGAGTACAAGGTCGACAAGGCCTCGTCGCAGAAGTACACCGCGCCATTGGTGGACACACCGCGCTCGATCACGGTGATCCCCCAGCAGGTGATCAAGGACACCAACGCCATGTCCCTGCAGGACGCCCTGCGCACTGTGCCCGGGATCACCTTCGGTGCCGGCGAAGGCGGCAACCCGCAGGGCGACCGTCCCTTCATCCGCGGCTTCGACGCCCAGGGCGACACCTACCTGGACGGCGTGCGTGACACCGGCGCGCAGACCCGCGAAATCTTCGCCATCGAGTCTGTCGAAGTGGCCAAGGGGCCGAACTCGGCCATTGGTGGCCGTGGCGCCGCTGGCGGCACCATCAACCTGGTGAGCAAGCGCGCGCACCTGGGCAACTCGCTGGACGGCGCCTGGACCTGGGGCAGCGACCAGACCCAGCGTTATACCTTCGACGGCAACTACCAGTTCAGCGACAGCGTCGCCGGGCGCCTGAACCTGATGACCCACGAAAGCAACGTCGCCGGCCGCGACAAGGTCAACTACGACCGCTGGGGCATCGCCCCGTCGCTGGCGTTCGGCCTGGGCACGCCGACCCGCGTCAACCTCGACTACTACCACCTGGAAAGCGACGACCTGCCGGACTCCGGCATTCCCTACAGCGTTCCACGGGCAGGCAGCAACGCACGCACCTCTGCCCATCCGGACAAACCGGTGGACGGCGGCGACAGCGACAACTTCTACGGCCTGACCGGCCGCGACTTCCGCAAGACCCGTGTCGATATCGCGACCTTCGCCATCGAGCACGACCTGTCCGACACGCTGACCATCAAGAACACCCTGCGCCACGGCAACAGCATGCAGGACTACGTGCTGACCCAGCCCGACGACAGTGCCGGCAACGTCAACAACAACGGCGTCTGGCGTCGTGCCAACACCCGTGTAGGCAACACCGCCACCACCACCAACCAGACCGACCTGTTCGGCGAGTTCTACCTCGGCGGCCTGAAGAACAGCTTCTCCACCGGCGTCGAGTTCACCAAGGAAGAGTCCGACCGCCAGAGCTACACCGTTACCCCCAACAGCAAGCTCACCTGCACCGGGCCGGGCAGCGGCGGCAGCTGCACCTCGCTGGACAACCCGAACCCGGACGATGCCTGGGTCGGCACCGTCGCGCGCAACTACGCCGGCACCAAGACCAGCAGCAAGACCCGCGCACTCTACGTGTTCGACACCCTGGAGCTGACCCCGCAGTGGCTGCTGAACATGGGCTTGCGCTATGACCACTTCGACACCGACTACCGTGGCTACAATGCCAACGGCAGTACCGCGGTGAGCGCCAAGGGCGTACCCGCCAAGGGCCAGGACACCAGCGAATTCATCACCGGCCAGCTGGGCCTGGTGTGGAAGCCAGCGGACAACGGCAGCATCTATGTGTCCTACGCCACGTCGGCCACACCGCCTGGCGCCATGCTCGGCGAAGGTACCGAAGGCAACCCGCTGGGCAATGCCACCGACCGCTCCGGCAACCTGCTGGGCAGTGACATGGAGCCGGAAGAAACCACCAACTACGAGCTCGGCACCAAGTGGGACCTGCTCGACCAACGCCTGTCCTTGGCAGCGGCGCTGTTCCGCACCGAGAAGGAAAACGCGCGGGTCCAGGTCAACACCAACACCTACGAGAACGTCGGCGAAACCCGTGTGCAAGGCATCGAGCTGTCGGCCAGCGGCAAGCTGACCGACAAGTGGCAGGTATTCGCCGGCTACACCTACATGCAGGCCCGCCAGATCGACGGTGGCCCGCTGGGCAAGGCGAACGACGGCAACCAGTTGCCCAACACGCCGAACAACAGCGCCAGCCTGTGGACTACCTACCAGCTGACGCCGAAGTTGACCGTCGGTGGCGGCGCCTTCTATGTCGACGACGTCTACGGCAGCGTGGCCAACACCACCATGGTCGACAGCTACGTGCGCTACGACGCCATGGCGGCCTACAAGCTGACCAAGAACATCGACCTGCAGTTGAACGTGCAGAACCTCACCAACGAGGTCTACTACGACAAGGCCTACTCCACCCACTTCGCCAACCAGGCAGCGGGACGCACGGCATTGCTGACCACCAGCGTCCACTTCTAA